One window of Sinorhizobium fredii NGR234 genomic DNA carries:
- a CDS encoding SDR family NAD(P)-dependent oxidoreductase — translation MLSYSAIAKNNVAVVTGAASGIGLAAAKRFADRGMKVVLADLAGERLQAAAAEVAKLAPGGAGDIAAIATDVSRADELVALARGTRERFGHVHVLMNNAGIQPGSSMFGPLENWDAVIDVNLWGVINGARIFAPAMIAHGEPALIINTGSKQGITTPPGDPAYNVSKAGVKVFTEALQHELRNTENCQVNAHLLIPGFVYTALTAHGRTEKPAGAWTPEQTVDFMLESLAGGDFYILCPDNEVERSTDEMRILWAAGDIVENRPPLSRWHPNHGDSFRSFLAAKRD, via the coding sequence ATGTTGTCCTATTCCGCCATCGCCAAAAACAATGTCGCCGTCGTCACCGGCGCGGCCTCCGGCATCGGGCTTGCCGCAGCAAAGCGCTTCGCCGATCGCGGCATGAAGGTCGTGCTTGCCGATCTCGCCGGCGAACGGCTGCAGGCGGCCGCGGCGGAGGTGGCGAAGCTTGCCCCGGGCGGAGCGGGCGATATCGCCGCGATCGCGACCGACGTCTCCCGGGCCGATGAGCTCGTCGCGCTGGCGCGCGGCACGCGCGAACGATTCGGCCATGTGCATGTGCTGATGAACAATGCCGGCATCCAGCCCGGCAGCTCGATGTTCGGCCCGCTGGAGAACTGGGACGCGGTGATCGACGTCAATCTGTGGGGCGTCATCAACGGGGCGCGCATTTTCGCACCGGCCATGATCGCCCATGGCGAGCCGGCGCTGATCATCAATACCGGCTCCAAGCAGGGCATCACCACGCCGCCCGGCGATCCCGCCTACAATGTCTCGAAGGCAGGCGTGAAGGTCTTTACCGAGGCGCTGCAGCATGAATTGCGCAATACCGAGAACTGCCAGGTGAATGCGCATCTCCTGATACCCGGATTCGTCTACACGGCGCTCACCGCCCATGGCCGCACCGAAAAGCCGGCCGGCGCGTGGACGCCGGAGCAGACGGTCGACTTCATGCTGGAGAGCCTCGCCGGCGGCGATTTCTACATTCTCTGCCCCGACAATGAAGTCGAAAGGTCCACCGACGAAATGCGCATCCTGTGGGCCGCCGGCGACATCGTCGAGAACCGCCCACCCCTTTCGCGCTGGCACCCGAACCACGGCGACTCGTTCCGCTCCTTCCTCGCCGCAAAACGGGATTGA